The sequence atgtttagcgtgcatgtaggaagcctgttagattacattagatatgtatgttggcttcgaaccatccaactgtgtcacgtcggtacgagtggagtatgaccaagacggcggagtatgaccggttcgaccgatcaggctgacacttaggttggtggttccgtactatttgacgtatcacgtcggtacaggctggagtatgaccagcagtcggagtatgaccggttcgaccaattaggctgatactgtaacacgtcgatacaggctggagtatgaccggttcgaccgatcaggctgttacttgtcaatagtaccgtccctatgaacgttcagaactcagtaccgtgttggacacggcagttagggggactcagtatcgtgttagacacggcagttagggttatgatcaggggtatgggcgtctgatcatgaccggggtttatgtatgaatattattatgcttttcttactgagtctgtcgactcacagtgctatgtttatgtgtaggtaaaggcaaggcttgatgaaccgtgaacgagcctatgaagattgtacatatcggggcggttaggcctggagcgtacgatcgtCGGGAcaacaaggctatttttgtaactagtcgctaggcgacaaatattttgtataaacagtaaacttttgtaaatgattttgtaatcgggatcccgagtcttttgtataaatattttacaagtttaattaaaaagaaaaaaatttaattaatcacgttttccataaacctcgttgattagcaacgagctgcacagcatgtttaaaaatcacgtaatacgcctatgctagttagggtgttacagctagcataaacatggaatctatagcttctatctggcgaatagtaagcaaaggatgatctccttcgagcttgaccaaacgaaaataaatggcggagatctcatttcacataagctgaaatatcatttatacggggtcaagtgttttaaggataaaatacatagtagggtgttacggtaatctaatccctttacagtgtagatcattcatatagaggatcattgatcaaattaggattataacaatggataactaatgatgtgtctatatggtggaacatatagagcattctatatactgagagtgcaattctaagttctatgcgtggattcaacgaagaattaataagttagtgaattttagtgctaaattcttgatctacttattggaagctcggttatatagacccatggtccccgcactagttgagataatattgtttgtaagactcatgtaattggttttgattaatcaattataattcacaagttagactatgtctatttgtgaaattttcactaagtaagggcgaaattgtaaagaaagagttaatagtggcatatttgttaattatgatactttgtatggtttaattaataaatatgataaatgacaatattatttaataattatttatagttattaaatagttagaattggcatttaaatggttgaattaggaaattggcatttttgagaaaatcagatacaaaagtgttaaaattgcaaaattgcaaaaagcaaggcccaatccactaagccatggccggccacctttgtaggctttttaagttgatattttcattattttaatgccaaataattcaaacctaaccctagtggaatgctataaatagatagtgaaggcttcaggaaaatatcactttctgaatcagaaaaaacctgagcctcctccctctcttccctagccgccactcactctctctcttcttcctttgattttcgaacttaccctagtgattagtgtagtgcccacacacaacaagcaatacctcaatcatagtgaggaagatcgtgaaaaaagatcatcagcaaaggaaattcagcatcaaggattcagagaaagagatccaagttcaaatcttgataatactctgctacagaaaggattcaagggttagagatctgaacggaatgagtcatttaatttcgctgcacctaatgtaaggtttcttaaactttatatgtgtttaatttatcgttttagaaagttcttatttaggatgttaataaacatacttgtgagtagatctaagattctggtaaaataattttcaacggGTATTGTTTAACTTTGCATATTATTGTCTAAAGGCTTGTTTCAAGCCATAGAGACTTTTCTTTAATTTGTAACCACGTAAATATCCTCGTGTAATTCACCATGCAtagtaattattaaattagCAATTATTAGAGAAATTGCTTCCTCTAATTTTCGTAATCTGGCATCAACTCATTATCCTCCTTCACATTAAAGCCTAAAATTTTATAGAGACAATAGTCAGTATAAATATGCATTATGTAATCTCATTCATAAACAGTAAATAAAAGAAACATAAAATTAGCATAGCATAAACattcaaaatattattagaaaaaattcACTAATTATACATCTATAGTTATTGAcccaaaaatatgaaatttaattaaagtaataataaaaaagaaataaaagtgataataagaaagaaaaaaaaaagactctTTCACAAACATATTAAGCAATAGAGAAAGATAATGAATAGAGTTATGTATTCTCAAAAGGTGCTATTAAAATCAACGAATATATATAGGTACATACCAAATAAAAGATTTACagtgaaataaataaataaaaattaacttgatagctttttgcattttttttttaataatgattaaattttattaaactaaatCATCCAAAAACTAATGATGCAATTACAAAAGGTAGGGAATCCCTACTAAAAATACGGTCAGTCTCAGAAAAAGAAGATCGCGCCAAGGCATGCGCAACCTTATTAGCAGACCGCTTAGCAAAAGTAAaagaaacaacatcaaaatcAGCAACCAGAGTCCTACAATCATAAAGAATATGGCCATAAGGAGAAGCCATACGTTTGAACTTTTGCAAATCATTAATGACTCTTAAACAATCCGACTCAACTACAACTAGGGGTGAAAATCGGTCGGTTATGgtcggtttttaaaattttataaccgaccggtcggttacggtttttattttacgaaaaccgtaaacgaccgtttagaaattataaccgtaTAAAACCGACTGTACGATTTTTGGCGGTTTTCGGTTTGGCGGTTTTAGGCGGTTTTGACGGTTTTttggttaaactatttttttatttcaagaaccgaaaccgaccgccatgtcaaaaaaaccgaaaccgaaaccgaccgccaaattcggtgatgacgtggaaccgaaaattcggttacggtctggtcggtttcggtttttcggtttttatgaacacccctaactaCAACATGTGACCATCCATTCGCTTTACTCCAAGAAAGAGCTTCCTTTATACCAATGGCTTCAACAATATGAGGTTGCAAAGAGCCTTCTCTAGATAAAATTCTGGCCTCCAAGACCATTCCCGCAGCAGACCTTACAATCAAACCCAGGCCATATCGCCCTTGGATAGAGAATAGTGCACCATCGACATTAACTTTGACAAAAGGGAAATCAGGTGTTGTCCATTGCTCTACGGGTAGTGCAGTCGGCCAGTTTAAACTTGCATCCGTGACATTATGTTTTTGAGCATTAAACCATTcaacataatttaatttttccatAGTCACAACCTCACTCGCATCAGGGTGTTTGGAGTTCCAAACCAAATCATTATGACGAGTCCAAACTGACCAACAAATCATACCAGCCTCAAGAGCCTTGGTCGTGTTCCACGATGTCAAACCAACTCGAGAACAACATCACATCAGGCGCCACAACAGTAATTGGAACCTTGCTCTAGCAACTTTGAGCAAAAGAGCACCGCACCAGAACATGCAGAGTCGTCTCAGGAGCAACAAGACAAAATGGACATGTTGCAGCAATTGGAATATGTTTTGTGGAAAGATGAAACCGAGTTGGAAGACTGTTGGTAGAAGCTCTCCACAGAAAGTTGAGAACTTTTGGAGGGAGCTGTAACTGCCATAAGAGCCGCCAGAAATCAGAGTTATCTGGAATATCTCTGCTGGTTTTCATTGATTGAAGCAGGGAATATGCACTTTTAACAGTGAAAACACCTGAAGTATTATGTAATCAGTACCACAAATCAGTACACACATAACTACTGAGTGGAATTTTCCACACTAAAGCTTGATCTCTAGCATTGAGCACATCAGCTTAATCTATAGCTTAACACTCGTACATATTTAATTTGGAGATAATAGTAGGGagagaaaattaaatataattccaaaatataaatattataattatattaaagtataattattaaaatattctcCATATGccattgcaaaaaaaaaaaaatattctccaTATGTAatgatataatatatttttttccgtTGTATTTACgagaaattaatataaaatactcaaaaatttatataatttaattttatcattacataatttttttttaaaaaaaaatcgtaaatatatttttataatttttattatttatttattatgttggactattttgctaaatttttgaaagaaaaaaatagggtaaattgcggcataaatatcTAATGTTttcgattttatacacttaaatacctaatgtttatttttggtggcaaaaatacccaatgttacaattctcttacaccgttactaccacttccgttattaactcataaatatagacACGTGGAGGGCCCAAatacattacatttatttattttattttaaaatttaatattcttaatataaaaaactaaatattacttgttttttttttttaaaaaaataagagatatgcaatactaaatttCCATAGCTGAGTGAACCAGTATAGTATATGAAACATGATTATCGAATTGAAGTGTCAATatcatgtgaaaattgttaatgagaacatgttttttttttttttgaaacaagtagcatttagtttctgatattaagaatattaagttttaaaataaagtaaaaataaatgtaatgcatctgaacccttcacgtgtccatatttatgaattaacagaagtggtagtaacggtgtaagagaattgtaacatttggtatttttgcctccaaaaataaacattaggtatttaagtgaataaaatctaaaacattAGATATTTATGAcgcaatttaccaaaaaaatatttacttttcTATCTATTTGGGGCACTTTTCCACTTAAGCCCCTTAAAAATGTCTACCCATGGTGGCAATATTACTAAATTATCTTAAGAAAACGAAATACAACTTAAAGGGAAAATTCATAATTATATCCATAATTCATAATTCATAATTCGAGGAAATttcttaccaaaaaaaaaatcaaatggcaaaatcaaataaaagtcATAATTTAGTGAGTAAAAAtcctatttattatatatttttttttctttgtttccaTGTGACCATATAAACAAGAACCAAGTTGTACAAGGTTTTgaaaaactaataatatatattttatggttTCCATCAAATGTAAAATGATTGAGAGAGTGCATTGGATAATAATAGTACTACATGTGTTAaccttttttttcttaattttttctcACCCCTTTTCTGTTTATGGTATATTCCTTGTGCATGAGTGAAAAGTGATGATAAATTTACACCTTTGGTTGAAATTGGAATAAGAGAGGCAGTGGTGGTTTTTTCAGCAAAACAAACCTAAAATCTTTAGTGGACCAACAATCCAAATCATGAGTGGATCTTAGTGGGAGAAAGAGGGGACAAAGGAATCATGTGGGACAAGTGAAactattgtatgatatttggtTTTTATATTAAGTTGTCTTAGAACAATTAATGTTTATTCTGACAATATGAGATTGTAGTACACTCAAAATTCAAGATCCATTTACTGATTAATGATTTTTATTTGGTCTTTATGATTGTAACTAACATAACATTGTaatgaaacaacaacaacaacaacaacatcaacAACTTTCTACACTATTTGGGGTCATTtcaatataacaataataatgtgTTGGAGTGGATGTTTCATGAAATAGTGAATTTCTTGGGGAAGAGGCTTGTCACATCACCATCTCCAATCTTTTCTTATGAATTAATTTTCTTGTACCTCAACCAATGATACATGCTTGCCCATATATGGTTCTTAAACTTTCTCCAATGAAATTCTTTGGTTTTTACACACACCCTTTTATTCTATAGGAAACTAACTCAGTAAAAAGATTGGAAACTGGTTTTTTGGCCTTAATTCAACTCACTTCAAATTCATACAATCTGTTTAGTGTATACACTTATCTCATTCTCAAAGTTTCAAACTATGCATATACTTACCAACACAAGATCCAAATGTTATGAAATATTACTACATTTGAGTCTTGTGACTGACTGAGGTCTCAGTAATAGTACCAGAAAATGACATATGTTTTCAATGAATTACAGACACAATTATTAACAATGGTACTATGCAAACTTTCTTCATCAAATggctaatataatatattacatatatatttttttacattgttgtgattttgaaaaattcatatgaatctatataaaattaaataatcagCTTCACTTTATGCCTTTCTCTCCCCCAAAACAATTTTTACTCCCAAGCCAAagttgtttgattgttgttgtgGTAAATTTTCAAGCCTAACACCAGCAACAACTTTGCTTCTCTTTCTGGTTTTTCAACTAAATAGTTGACTTCCTAGAGTGATAGTTGTGGCAGTGCCTTCCCCCATAACTGTTGTTAGTTCCATCTCTTTCTCTTGAATTCTTTCGAGTTCAACGACAACTCTTTCCATCTTCGGTCGCCTTTTTCCTGGAAAACTCATACATTGTAGAGTTAACTTGATCAAATCTCTCATTCCCTCTAGTGTGAAGCTTCCCCCTAAACGGTGGTCCACAAAATTATTTATACTCAACCTTGATTCCACCTTCACAAaaaagtcatgaaaaatcaaacaaaataaaCTGACACTCTCAACAATGTGTTTTGATTACTATGTTTCTACTTACCCATTGAACTAAGCTGGCATTTGATCCCAATATATCGTTGCGCAAGGCCTCTTGTCCTGTCACAAGTTCAAGAAGAAATACTCCAAAGCTGTACACATCACTCATTTGAGATGTTGCAGCCTCAGATGTTGTTGTTCCTATCCTATAATTTGGCAACAAGTA is a genomic window of Cannabis sativa cultivar Pink pepper isolate KNU-18-1 chromosome 9, ASM2916894v1, whole genome shotgun sequence containing:
- the LOC133031203 gene encoding uncharacterized protein LOC133031203; translation: MKTSRDIPDNSDFWRLLWQLQLPPKVLNFLWRASTNSLPTRFHLSTKHIPIAATCPFCLVAPETTLHVLALEAGMICWSVWTRHNDLVWNSKHPDASEVVTMEKLNYVEWFNAQKHNVTDASLNWPTALPVEQWTTPDFPFVKVNVDGALFSIQGRYGLGLIVRSAAGMVLEARILSREGSLQPHIVEAIGIKEALSWSKANGWTLVADFDVVSFTFAKRSANKVAHALARSSFSETDRFNVKEDNELMPDYEN